A stretch of Hoplias malabaricus isolate fHopMal1 chromosome 10, fHopMal1.hap1, whole genome shotgun sequence DNA encodes these proteins:
- the LOC136708065 gene encoding uncharacterized protein, with translation MLQNKIKHKTLQNKIKLSVLRGNAMQKMLQNINNLKQKPWKVSMPSKAMSHLNAVTARPARACAVQSTCRRTLRPLEGASVLRLDSWTACVSSQWVLRTIRHGYRLQFCNQPPKFKSIVHSRATGESAHILQEEISSLLGKGAIRVVPPEQSRTGFYSRYFLVPKKGSQTLRPILDLRALNRYLRQYKFRMLTHPALLKFVRPGDWFTSIDLKDAYFHISIYPPHRKYLRFAFAGVAYEYMVLPFGLSLSPRVFVKCTEAAIAPLREQGIRLATYIDDWLIAAQSEKEARTHTMQLIEHLVQLGFQINREKSVLTPTQRISYLGLSLDSVSFRASLSTERVVKLKTCLDTFRRDSMIPFRVCLRLLGMMASALDVIPLGRLFMRGFQRWVASLGLNPLYHMRRRVEVTRAALIALCQWKRMGFLTQGVPMGIVYARRVVTTDASLSGWGGTHEGRIVNGRWNSSQQSLHINCLEMLAVHLTVRHFLPFLEGCHVLVRTDNMAVVAYINRQGGLRSRPLHTLARRLILWSSVHFLSLRATHVQGMLNRGADLLSRGNPLYGEWALNSAVVQQIWERYGRAAVDLFASKENAQCPLFYSLHDQSAPLGVDAFAHEWPQTLLYAFPPIALISPTLARVRERCLSVILIAPHWPGKHWLAEIIQMLQGNPWPLPLRRDLLTQARGEIYHPHPERLALWVWPGARRSLPVSKPVSPSWDLALVLEAMSVAPFEPLDQLDLRLSLTERKKEVEFWLRVCDSSSSSSSSSSSSGRTQSVTSTQSTE, from the exons ATgttgcaaaacaaaataaaacacaaaacattgcaaaacaaaataaagttgAGTGTGTTAAGAGGCAATGCAATGCAAAAAATGTTGCAAAACATAAACAACCTAAAACAAAAGCCTTGGAAGGTTTCCATGCCTTCAAAGGCAATGAGCCACTTAAACGCTGTTACAGCGCGACCGGCTCGCGCATGCGCAGTACAAAGCACGTGCAGACGCACTCTGCGACCACTGGAGGGCGCGAGTGTCTTACGGCTAGACAGTTGGACTGCATGCGTTTCATCTCAGTGGGTACTAAGAACAATACGACATGGGTACAGACTGCAATTTTGCAACCAGCCCCCAAAGTTCAAAAGCATTGTTCACTCCAGGGCAACTGGGGAATCAGCTCACATCCTCCAGGAGGAAATCTCCTCACTACTGGGGAAAGGAGCTATAAGGGTGGTCCCACCCGAACAAAGTCGGACAGGGTTCTATTCTCGGTACTTCCTAGTGCCGAAGAAGGGGTCCCAAACCCTGCGCCCGATTTTGGATTTACGTGCTCTGAACAGATACTTAAGACAGTACAAGTTCAGGATGCTCACTCATCCAGCTCTGCTGAAGTTTGTACGCCCAGGAGATTGGTTCACTTCCATCGACCTGAAGGACGCTTATTTCCATATCAGCATATACCCGCCGCACAGGAAATACCTCAGGTTTGCTTTTGCGGGGGTAGCCTACGAGTACATGGTTCTCCCATTCGGTCTCTCCCTCAGTCCACGAGTATTCGTGAAATGTACGGAGGCAGCGATTGCCCCTCTAAGAGAGCAGGGCATCCGTCTCGCTACTTATATAGACGACTGGCTTATCGCAGCACAGTCCGAGAAAgaggcaagaacacacacaatgCAGCTCATAGAGCACCTTGTACAACTAGGGTTTCAGATAAACAGGGAAAAGAGCGTATTGACGCCGACCCAGCGCATATCATACCTGGGCCTGTCACTGGACTCAGTGTCTTTCAGGGCAAGCCTGTCTACGGAGAGAGTTGTAAAGCTCAAAACATGCTTGGATACATTTCGGAGGGACAGTATGATCCCATTCCGTGTGTGTCTCAGACTACTGGGCATGATGGCCTCAGCTTTAGACGTAATCCCGTTGGGACGTCTATTCATGAGGGGGTTTCAACGCTGGGTGGCTTCGCTAGGGCTGAACCCGCTGTATCATATGCGCCGGAGAGTAGAAGTCACTCGGGCAGCGTTGATAGCCCTGTGTCAGTGGAAGCGCATGGGTTTTCTCACACAGGGGGTTCCTATGGGCATAGTTTATGCCAGACGTGTAGTGACTACAGATGCGTCACTGTCCGGTTGGGGGGGCACTCACGAGGGCAGAATAGTGAACGGCAGGTGGAACAGCAGTCAGCAGTCCCTCCACATAAactgcttggagatgctggcGGTTCATCTGACGGTGAGACATTTCCTCCCTTTTTTAGAGGGGTGCCACGTTCTCGTGAGGACAGACAACATGGCAGTAGTGGCTTACATCAATCGACAAGGAGGTCTGCGGTCCCGACCGTTACACACGCTGGCACGCAGACTGATTTTATGGAGCAGCGTTCACTTTCTATCCCTGAGAGCAACACATGTTCAAGGGATGCTCAACAGGGGAGCAGATCTGTTGTCGAGAGGCAATCCTCTTTATGGGGAATGGGCACTCAACAGTGCAGTTGTCCAACAGATTTGGGAGCGCTACGGCAGGGCAGCAGTGGATCTTTTCGCGTCGAAAGAGAATGCACAGTGCCCTCTGTTCTACTCGCTGCACGACCAGAGTGCCCCGCTCGGGGTCGATGCCTTTGCACACGAGTGGCCACAAACACTGCTTTATGCGTTTCCACCGATAGCACTAATCTCCCCGACTCTAGCCAGAGTCAGGGAGAGGTGCCTGTCTGTTATCTTGATAGCTCCGCACTGGCCGGGCAAGCACTGGCTGGCGGAGATCATACAGATGCTTCAGGGGAACCCATGGCCCCTCCCACTACGCAGAGATTTGCTGACGCAAGCAAGGGGAGAGATTTATCACCCACACCCAGAACGTCTGGCTCTATGGGTATGGCCC GGGGCACGACGTAGTTTGCCGGTCTCCAAACCCGTCTCTCCATCTTGGGATTTGGCCTTGGTGCTGGAGGCTATGTCAGTCGCACCTTTTGAGCCACTAGACCAG TTAGATCTGAGACTCTCtctgacagagagaaaaaaagaggtgGAGTTTTGGTTGAGGGTGTgcgacagcagcagcagcagcagcagcagcagcagcagcagcggccgcacacagtcagtcacttcCACACAGTCCACAGAGTGA